In Hydractinia symbiolongicarpus strain clone_291-10 chromosome 15, HSymV2.1, whole genome shotgun sequence, one DNA window encodes the following:
- the LOC130628883 gene encoding skeletal aspartic acid-rich protein 2-like: MKGDVLVLLLTALLFGQNEAAGENKSITTGDFEIEVLGQSGKINLKQVSTGKRILQVSPDSLEEYENAADTTVVSQHIFNEFSKQVFTFSPPSNGMVYNASAKILKFTTTFLQNTKVSFDMYVFMENKTITVDSGEEYEVKEGSAKFNVNINNWLFCGTGQQTCNGTNGNYLDFSIEVKGMKADDKAMKANIQTGKKGNSIGKNPITYQMGDGFITLSPLYKFGGWMNMPDGYPKFVQRNSKTYFVVRFRKFLTSVSYDPIIQLAYSEKIPVSSALSITGSAYAIFFGVAIMFVCNIKML, from the exons ATGAAAGGAGATGTGTTAGTTTTACTGCTCACTGCTTTGTTGTTTGGACAAAACGAAGCTGCTGGAGAAAATAAGTCAATAACAACTGGAGATTTTGAAATTGAAGTCCTTGGTCAATCTGGTAAAATCAACCTGAAACAGGTTTCTACAGGTAAAAGAATTTTACAAGTGAGTCCAGATAGCTTGGAGGAATACGAAAATGCTGCTGACACGACAGTA GTTAGCCAGCATATCTTTAACGAATTTTCAAAGCAAGTCTTCACCTTTTCTCCACCCTCAAATGGTATGGTATATAACGCAAGTgctaaaatattgaaatttaccACAACTTTTCTTCAAAATACCAAAGTTTCCTTTGATATGTATGTATTTATGGAAAATAAAACCATCACGGTTGATTCTGGTGAAGAATACGAAGTGAAGGAAGGTTCAGCAAAGTTTAATGTGAATATAaa CAACTGGCTTTTCTGTGGTACTGGACAACAGACTTGTAATGGAACGAATGGAAATTATTTAGACTTTTCCATTGAAGTAAAGGGAATGAAAGCAGATGATAAAGCTATGAAAGCCAACATACAGACAGGAAAGAAAGGGAATAGTATCGGGAAAAACCCGATAACTTATCAAATGGGAGATGGATTTATTACATTATCACCATTG tATAAATTTGGTGGTTGGATGAATATGCCTGATGGATATCCAAAATTCGTTCAAAGAAATTCAAAAACCTACTTCGTGGTTAGGtttagaaaatttttaacatCCGTTAGTTATGATCCCATCATCCAGCTTGCGTATTCTGAGAAGATACCTGTAAGCTCAGCCTTGTCAATAACTGGGTCAGCATACGCTATCTTCTTTGGAGTTGCTATAATGTTTGTCTGTAACATTAAAATGTTGTAA